TattctatagtctgtatctttaggtatttaaaagaaagtaaacaaacaatttgtaaattttcgggtagttttaagatttattggttaaccaaccaaatacaaaaccgcttggatcagtcactgaacgacctgactttaacctacattatttgatcatgtaatgttttcatctaccctcaactggcttgaggagccatttgagggtagattttgtttacttttatttaaatacctaaagatacagagtatagatgtCTATCTGTAagctcttcacgcttaaaccgatGAAATTTAAAGGTAGGTAGTTTCAAGACTTTCCAGCTCTAGGAAAGAAACAGAATAGcgtcggcctaagtcgcaaacctcgtaactcaatttcaaggaaattagtaattgatgctaccttggacaacaatacttatagtcgcaaatctcgtaactcccccggaggagttacgaggtttgcgacttagtcGACGATAGGtatatcaatcatcatcattaatcCCTTTCCACGCacacgaagtcgcgggcagaagctagtacTTAATACTTTatgttaatattaaaatattctattctaattttatttatctGGATCAATGATATCTTAATGTGCtaaattaggtttattttatctacttaataatatttaaataagcaTTTATCTAATTCGAttgattaataaattaattgaataACTTAATCATATATCCAATAAAGCCTTTTCAGACCTTATCAACCAGTCAGCCATTTGAGCTAAATATCttggagaccgagctttgctcggaaaacataggTATGAAAAAACCAAAATGCGCGTTTACCCAGAGATAAAACTTACCTAGATCTATCTCCTTACCAAATTATATGAGTCGGTTCAGCAGGAATTAACATACTGACAGACAAAGAAACTTTCGCATTTTTAATACTTATCTTCTCTTATTATCTTCTTCCTTGTCGTaacctcatggctgagggacgtgagGATAGTGGACACTCTTCACCAGTAATCTTTAAGCCGCTCTGTTATGGGCCCAGTGCACGCTATTCTGCAATGTGGTGGCTACTCATTAATATGGATATACAATACCTATATCTGTAGATGCACAGACGAAGTGTAACCTACAGCGAATGTCAGTCCTCGCATATGTATGTGTTCTCAATGCATAATTAAATGTAGTGCGTAACAACATAATATAGGAGTATTGTTGCAAAGTTTCCTGGTGTTCTACAATACCGCAACAATTATAAACATACGTCACTAATTATGGTCTACGTTGcaatataatattagtaggtaaaCCGTGGGACTCTGAATAATTTATCGGTGTGCAATACCtgttacttaaattattttaaaggcATAATCATGTTCATAAAcatggctaaaaaataatgtCTTTGCGTTAGATTAGTTAAAaatgttaggtacctacctaccaccTTCGCATAGACAATAGGAACAGGAACCTGGTATAGTACTGGCTTACGCATTATTAATTCCGATGTTTAATTGTACCTGTTGTTGAAGTTATTGTCATTGCCGCCATTATCAACCGAGGACACATATGGCAACTATGACGTGATGTGACGTCACTGCATTCAGTGTAAGAAAACTATTTCATGGCCTTGCTGAATTTATTATTAATCAATTCGTTTGACTTATGTAAGATCCGATTAAatgattacaattaaaatattcaGGATTTAGTTCAGAATTATAAACTCCTGCGTAAGATTTCAATATGCCTTTCCGTTATTTCAAATCAAGTTATGAATACACGAAGAAAAGGAAGGATTTTGGACGGCAACCACTGTTCACGTCAGTTCCAGGACACTTGCTAGACTCGATTAACCCTGACAGAGTCCAGCAAAAGTTATACTGCCTTCGCAATCCCGTCCATGCATCCGTTCAGGCGACGCTCCCTCAATCCCACCATGATGCAAACACCCCGCAAGTTCTTTTTGAAGATCAAGGCATGAATCACACTGAAGGAGGCTGGCCACGTGAGGTGCATCCAGAACACGAGGAACTAGTATTACGACATTGCCGTCGCGTAACACACGAGGAAAACTATATCCATGCAGTTAACTCCCTGTCTAAACAGATGGTGCATTGCATTAACCAAAATAACGCTGTTAATTTATACGAATCATACTTTTCTGATATGCAGGCTCAAGAACCTGTGGAGACGTATCATATACGAGAGCAAAACGTTTTCAGAGACTCCTGGAAACGTCCAGTCTCTTGCATCTGCTGGACACACGAGCAAGAACCAAAACTAGCTGTCGCCTACGCTTATAAGCAATGGGCCTCAGATACAAAACCAGATGTTAAAACTGTTTGCTATATATGGAATATTTCAAACCAAACCACTCCCGAGCACGAAATAATACCAGATGTGCCCTGTTGTCAATTACTGTGCTCACCCGTTGATCCGCAAGTATTAGTAGGGGGGCTAAACAATGGAACTGTGAATGTCTTTGATATCCGCAGCGGCAAAATATCAGTTTCTAGCAGTTCCGTTTTCAATTCTCACTTTGCTCCGATTTCAGCCATGCGTTACACGACTTCAAGAACAAACACTGAATTCTTTACTGGCTCGCCAGATGGATGTTGCTATTGGTGGGACTTGCGAGATCTGTCAAAACCATTAGACAAGCTGATTATGACTATTAATTTGGCACCGGGGGCGCAACCGCAATCAACTACAGCAGAAGCCGTTAGTTCTTTAGACTTTAACGCCGGGCTCCCTACTAAGTTTCTCTGTGGAACCGACTCCGGTCTTGTCATAAGCGTGAATCGCATGGGTAGGTCACATGGAGAAattatggcagcactttttaaAGCTCATCTAGGAGCAGTTCGCACCGTCCAGCGAAGTCCTTGCACGGCGAGGATGTTTGTCACATGCGGGGACTACTCTGTCCAAGTGTGGAGTGAGGAGGTCCGATCAGCTCCCATAATAATAACCAAACCTTATCGCTACCAAGTTTCCGATGTTGCTTGGGCTCCTTTCAGATATTCCAGTTATACGTCCGTCTGCCAAGGAGGTTACATGTATTACTGGGACTTTCTACGAAAATATAAAGAGCCCGTAGCTTCATTAAAATTGTCGAAATATGGACTTACAAAGGTATCTCCACATGAAGGTGGCCACCTCATAGCAGCTGGGGACACCAATGGTTCTACTTATTTAACTACAATCCCCGAAAACATGGTTGTGCCGGGTAAAGATGACAAACATCTTATGGGTATATTGTATGAGAGAGAGACTAGGCGTGAACATAATTTAGAAGCTCGTCAAAGGGAAATCAATTTGAAACTAAAAATGCAAGAACAGCATGATCAGGCTACATCGTCACCGAAACCAGAAGATCAAGAGGATGAAGAGGCGGAGACGGTTGCTGAAGAAGAATACTTCAGAATTGTTAATGCAGAGTTAAGCAAGATGGAAGACGCGGCTACTGGCAGTTTACTGTAATATTGTACCTAATATTGCATTAtatcaatataaatatcatGCATTTCAATTAAAGTAGccaatttaactttaaaataatataattattattaactactATACCTACTCAGAAATGCAAATCAAATTAAACAAGAGGTCCTGATGTAATAGTGCCGACCATTGAGTTTATTGAATTGTATGTATGTTGAACAATTTCACATCAGTAGATTTTAAAGTACTCAAAAATTAGGAACACAGTGGGGGTATTTTTTGTGGAGTTGCAGAAAGATATTCTATTCCTGGAATAATTAAAACTCGCCAGGAGTTACCTACCGTGATACATATGGGCCGCGtggtaaaaaaaaagataaacagACCATATGGgctaaaaatatatacctaggtacttagcTGTTTTTAGGTGTTCAATATGTATGTTTAGAATTTTTTGTTGATACCAGTGCAGTATTAGCTTCGAATATTTTTGAAAGGATATCAAATATTAAGCCATTCTGTTGGTAATATTAGTGGTCAGGCAGGTCAGGTCTGTTAGCTATATCGCCTTAAAATAAATGTCTTGAAGCATTGAGTCACCTCTAAAGGGACTCGAAAACGTACAGTTAAGTAAACAAGTAAAATTATGATACGTTTGTATAAAGTTACCAGTCATCGACTCCCTTCCAAATAGTCTACAAGCAACATTCGACTGGGCTTAATTGTAGTTCGTGACATATCGGCAACATTATCATGGTGTGAAAAATAGCGATGTCACCGGAGAAATGTCAAgtttgaaattcaaaatgtATTGGTCATAGTCACATAAAGTTGGAGTGGAGATGCAAATTTCGTGATGTCATGTGACTTGTgattaataaatatatgaaatagCATCCCTGGATCAAGGTTAAACTTACATTGGTCCCGGATATTTTGAGTGTCGAGAAGCCCGCATATATGTTTCCCGGCAGATCCGGCGAGCCGAGGCCCTTGACCGCCGATTTATACG
The sequence above is a segment of the Cydia fagiglandana chromosome 9, ilCydFagi1.1, whole genome shotgun sequence genome. Coding sequences within it:
- the LOC134667239 gene encoding dynein intermediate chain 3, ciliary-like; the protein is MPFRYFKSSYEYTKKRKDFGRQPLFTSVPGHLLDSINPDRVQQKLYCLRNPVHASVQATLPQSHHDANTPQVLFEDQGMNHTEGGWPREVHPEHEELVLRHCRRVTHEENYIHAVNSLSKQMVHCINQNNAVNLYESYFSDMQAQEPVETYHIREQNVFRDSWKRPVSCICWTHEQEPKLAVAYAYKQWASDTKPDVKTVCYIWNISNQTTPEHEIIPDVPCCQLLCSPVDPQVLVGGLNNGTVNVFDIRSGKISVSSSSVFNSHFAPISAMRYTTSRTNTEFFTGSPDGCCYWWDLRDLSKPLDKLIMTINLAPGAQPQSTTAEAVSSLDFNAGLPTKFLCGTDSGLVISVNRMGRSHGEIMAALFKAHLGAVRTVQRSPCTARMFVTCGDYSVQVWSEEVRSAPIIITKPYRYQVSDVAWAPFRYSSYTSVCQGGYMYYWDFLRKYKEPVASLKLSKYGLTKVSPHEGGHLIAAGDTNGSTYLTTIPENMVVPGKDDKHLMGILYERETRREHNLEARQREINLKLKMQEQHDQATSSPKPEDQEDEEAETVAEEEYFRIVNAELSKMEDAATGSLL